The proteins below come from a single Ochotona princeps isolate mOchPri1 chromosome 13, mOchPri1.hap1, whole genome shotgun sequence genomic window:
- the LOC131481751 gene encoding LOW QUALITY PROTEIN: vomeronasal type-2 receptor 116-like (The sequence of the model RefSeq protein was modified relative to this genomic sequence to represent the inferred CDS: inserted 1 base in 1 codon): SVYQKASKDTSMALALVSLMLHFGWTWVGLAIPDHQKGVVFLSDLRAEMQEHGLCLAFVELIPVNNCFVPSVDLKQPTRIMMSSANVVVLFSDKALFIKLILLLTRSLIIWKEMHSILESLQFTNPAGDPVYLDEKRKLAAAYDIVNFWKFPQGLGHTVKVGHFSYDPPGQQLSLSVKLMEWAMGITQTPQSMCSSSCGHGFWRTTREGEPTCCFDCTLCPYSKIAKETDMDQCVTCPDHQYANAEHDRYLDKQVTFLDFHDSLGMVLACMALSLSVVIAAILGIFAKHQDTPIVKAKKHNLSYILLISLLLCFLCSFLFIGHPNTATCLLRQVTFALMFTLAVSAVLAKTITVVLXFKVMKPGRTMRRLLVSGAPKTVIPICFLIQLTLCGIWLATSPPFLDIDAHSEHEHVILTAFSCVLGFLCSLALGTFIVDFLARNMPDTFNEAKFLTFSMLVFCSVWVTFLPVYHSTKGKVMVAVEVFSIMVSSVGLLGCIFAPTCYIILIKPEMNSFNVFQNTRGSKRNRKIV, encoded by the exons TCTGTCTATCAGAAGGCCTCAAAGGACACTTCTATGGCCCTCGCATTGGTCTCCCTGATGCTGCACTTTGGCTGGACGTGGGTGGGACTGGCAATCCCGGATCACCAGAAGGGTGTGGTGTTTCTGTCCGATTTGAGAGCAGAGATGCAGGAGCATGGGCTTTGCCTAGCCTTTGTGGAGCTGATCCCAGTGAACAACTGCTTTGTTCCCTCAGTAGATTTAAAACAGCCAACCCGCATCATGATGTCCTCAGCCAATGTGGTTGTTCTGTTCAGTGACAAGGCATTATTTATTAAGCTAATCTTGCTGCTGACGAGGTCCCTGATAATATGGAAG GAGATGCACTCCATTCTCGAGAGCCTCCAATTTACAAATCCAGCTGGCGACCCTGTGTACTTAGATGAGAAAAGAAAGCTGGCTGCAGCATATGACATTGTCAACTTCTGGAAATttccccaaggacttggccatacCGTGAAAGTGGGACACTTCTCCTACGATCCACCAGGCCAACAGTTGTCTCTCTCTGTGAAGTTGATGGAGTGGGCCATGGGAATCACACAG ACCCCACAATCcatgtgcagctccagctgtggccatgGGTTCTGGAGGACCACCCGGGAGGGAGAGCCCACCTGCTGTTTCGACTGCACTCTCTGTCCATACAGCAAGATTGCCAAAGAGACTG ATATGGACCAGTGTGTGACATGTCCTGATCACCAGTATGCCAACGCAGAACATGACCGATACCTGGACAAGCAAGTGACCTTCCTGGACTTTCATGATTCCCTGGGGATGGTCCTGGCATGCATGGCTCTGTCCCTGTCTGTGGTGATAGCTGCCATCTTGGGGATCTTTGCGAAGCACCAAGACACTCCCATCGTCAAGGCCAAAAAACACAACCTCAGCTACATCCTGCTCATCtcactcctcctctgcttcctctgctccttcctcttcattGGGCATCCCAACACAGCTACCTGCCTCCTAAGACAAGTCACATTTGCCCTTATGTTCACACTGGCTGTTTCTGCCGTGCTGGCCAAAACCATCACTGTGGTTC GCTTCAAGGTCATGAAGCCTGGAAGGACCATGAGGCGATTGCTGGTTTCAGGAGCCCCTAAAACTGTCATTCCCATCTGCTTCCTCATCCAACTGACTCTCTGTGGCATCTGGCTGGCAACATCTCCTCCCTTTTTGGACATAGATGCACACTCTGAGCATGAACACGTCATCCTCACTGCCTTCTCCTGTGTGCTGGGCTTCCTGTGCTCATTGGCCCTGGGGACCTTCATTGTGGATTTCCTTGCCAGAAACATGCCTGACACGTTCAATGAAGCAAAATTCCTGACATTCAGCATGCTGGTGTTCTGCagtgtgtgggtgaccttcctGCCTGTGTACCACAGCACCAAGGGAAAGGTCATGGTGGCTGTGGAGGTGttctccatcatggtctccagtgtgggtctCCTGGGCTGCATCTTTGCCCCCACGTGCTACATCATTCTCATAAAACCTGAAATGAATTCTTTTAACGTTTTTCAAAACACCAGAGGGTctaagagaaacaggaagattgtCTGA